The proteins below come from a single Oerskovia jenensis genomic window:
- a CDS encoding response regulator — protein sequence MTHVPVPPPPPPGSPPATVRGPLVAESRAFDEPVRVVVVDDQATIRLGLRMILDNEPDITVVGEAADGAQGVQMARALMPDVVLMDVRMPHLNGIDAAARIAEDPDLAGVRTLVLTTFDDDEYVYGALRAGAAGFLLKDADPESLVTAVHRVRAGDGLLDPGVTRRIIERWVELSDRHAVAGAQSAVRAGTGLEAATPREIEVLLAVARGLSNKEVGDELFLSEATVKSHVRSLLTKVGLTNRVQLVILAYEAGLVRPGR from the coding sequence ATGACCCACGTCCCCGTCCCGCCCCCGCCGCCGCCCGGGAGCCCGCCCGCGACCGTTCGTGGGCCCCTCGTCGCCGAGAGCCGGGCGTTCGACGAGCCCGTGCGGGTGGTCGTGGTCGACGACCAGGCGACCATCCGTCTCGGCCTGCGCATGATCCTCGACAACGAGCCCGACATCACGGTCGTGGGCGAGGCGGCCGACGGCGCCCAGGGGGTCCAGATGGCTCGCGCCCTCATGCCCGACGTCGTCCTCATGGACGTGCGCATGCCGCACCTCAACGGGATCGACGCCGCCGCTCGGATCGCCGAGGATCCCGACCTCGCGGGCGTGCGCACGCTCGTCCTGACCACGTTCGACGACGACGAGTACGTCTACGGGGCCCTGCGCGCGGGGGCCGCCGGGTTCTTGCTCAAGGACGCCGACCCCGAGTCCCTCGTGACCGCGGTCCACCGGGTCCGCGCGGGGGACGGCCTGCTCGACCCGGGGGTCACGCGCCGGATCATCGAGCGCTGGGTCGAGCTCTCGGACCGGCACGCAGTCGCGGGCGCGCAGAGCGCGGTACGCGCGGGGACGGGCCTCGAGGCCGCGACCCCGCGCGAGATCGAGGTCCTGCTGGCCGTCGCCCGTGGGCTGTCGAACAAGGAGGTCGGGGACGAGCTGTTCCTCTCGGAGGCGACCGTCAAGAGCCACGTCCGCTCGCTGCTGACCAAGGTGGGGCTCACGAACCGCGTCCAGCTCGTGATCCTCGCGTACGAGGCGGGGCTGGTGCGCCCGGGGCGGTGA
- a CDS encoding ion channel protein has protein sequence MAARDDDATSRPAPPNPLPPDAPALRTLLRLCVPAVLVGIVSALVLYALDWLSAAAEDLLWTDLPGSLGVDPDSRWWIFGMLTGAGLLVGLVVWLVPGHGGRDSATTELIAPPLPLHVLPSLAVVTVLGLAGGVSLGPENPIIAINTALLVALVARLWRQVPTDLVVMLAAAATIGALFGTPVAAALVFTGVVAGFPRGGPLFDRLFLPLVSAGAGAMTMDAIGRPFGSMDLPDLGVPDLGDVGISLAVATLAAGAALLGVLAFRHLHRFFHGMGNPVLYVTLGGVLLGILGAIGGPLTLFKGSQQSFELVQQRADFSTWNLVLIFAVKLVALVIAAAAGFRGGRIFPAVFIGVAAGVAVNAAFPGAPLGLSVASGVLGVVLAVGRDGWIALFVAVAVVGDVGVLPVLCLAILPAWLLVRSFPEMLAAPEVTDVPVPRAGTGGD, from the coding sequence ATGGCTGCGAGGGACGACGACGCGACCTCCCGCCCGGCGCCGCCCAACCCGCTCCCGCCGGACGCCCCGGCGCTGCGCACGCTGCTGAGGCTGTGCGTGCCCGCGGTGCTGGTCGGGATCGTGTCGGCGCTCGTGCTCTACGCGCTCGACTGGTTGTCGGCGGCGGCCGAGGACCTCCTGTGGACGGACCTGCCGGGATCGCTGGGGGTGGACCCGGACTCCCGCTGGTGGATCTTCGGGATGCTGACCGGCGCGGGACTGCTCGTGGGGCTCGTCGTGTGGCTCGTGCCGGGCCACGGAGGCCGCGACTCCGCGACGACCGAGCTCATCGCGCCCCCGCTGCCGCTCCACGTGCTGCCGAGCCTCGCGGTCGTCACGGTCCTGGGGCTCGCCGGGGGAGTGAGCCTGGGACCCGAGAACCCGATCATCGCGATCAACACCGCGCTGCTCGTCGCGCTGGTCGCGCGGCTGTGGCGCCAGGTCCCCACGGACCTCGTCGTGATGCTGGCCGCGGCAGCGACGATCGGTGCGCTGTTCGGGACCCCCGTCGCGGCCGCGCTCGTGTTCACGGGCGTCGTCGCGGGCTTCCCCCGGGGTGGGCCGCTGTTCGACCGGTTGTTCCTGCCGCTCGTCTCGGCCGGTGCGGGGGCCATGACCATGGACGCGATCGGGCGCCCGTTCGGTTCGATGGACCTGCCCGACCTCGGGGTGCCGGACCTCGGCGACGTCGGCATCTCGCTCGCGGTCGCGACGCTCGCCGCAGGCGCGGCCCTGCTGGGCGTGCTCGCGTTCAGGCACCTGCACCGGTTCTTCCACGGCATGGGGAACCCGGTCCTGTACGTGACGCTCGGCGGCGTGCTCCTGGGGATCCTCGGCGCGATCGGCGGACCGCTCACGCTCTTCAAGGGCTCCCAGCAGTCGTTCGAGCTCGTCCAGCAGCGCGCCGACTTCTCGACGTGGAACCTGGTCCTCATCTTCGCGGTCAAGCTCGTGGCGCTCGTGATCGCGGCCGCGGCGGGCTTCCGGGGCGGGCGGATCTTCCCCGCGGTGTTCATCGGGGTCGCGGCCGGGGTCGCCGTCAACGCGGCCTTCCCCGGCGCGCCGCTCGGGCTCTCGGTCGCGAGCGGCGTCCTGGGCGTGGTCCTGGCCGTCGGGCGCGACGGATGGATCGCGTTGTTCGTCGCGGTCGCGGTCGTGGGGGACGTCGGGGTCCTGCCCGTGCTGTGCCTCGCGATCCTGCCGGCGTGGCTGCTCGTGCGCAGCTTCCCGGAGATGCTCGCGGCCCCCGAGGTCACGGACGTGCCCGTGCCGCGCGCAGGCACGGGCGGCGACTAG
- a CDS encoding LLM class flavin-dependent oxidoreductase produces the protein MQFGIFTVGDVTTDPVTGRTPNDTERVRSMLTIAKHADEAGLDVFATGEHHNPPFVPSSPTTMLGYLAGQTKNIILSTSTTLITTNDPVKIAEDYAMLQVISDGRMDLMMGRGNTGPVYPWFGKDIREGVNLAIENYALLRRLWEEEVVDWQGKYRTPLQGFTATPRPLDGVAPFVWHGSIRTPEIAEQAAYYGDGFFHNNIFWPISHTQQMVQYYRQRFEHYGHGQADQAIVGLGGQVFMRKNSQDAVREFRPYFDNAPVYGHGPSLEDFSAQTPLTVGSPQEVIDRYGAMREHVGDYQRQLFLMDHAGLPLKTVLEQIDLLAGEVVPVLRKEMEAKRPAHVPSDPPSHAQRVAKARAEGKIAEQVVAAADHWTGKTAEDDILAAEAAEGAAGTTRKGSAFGL, from the coding sequence ATGCAGTTCGGCATCTTCACCGTCGGCGACGTCACCACCGACCCCGTCACCGGTCGCACGCCCAACGACACCGAGCGCGTGCGGTCCATGCTCACCATCGCGAAGCACGCGGACGAGGCAGGCCTCGACGTGTTCGCCACGGGTGAGCACCACAACCCCCCGTTCGTCCCGTCGTCCCCGACGACGATGCTCGGCTACCTCGCCGGGCAGACGAAGAACATCATCCTGTCGACCTCCACGACGCTCATCACCACGAACGACCCGGTGAAGATCGCCGAGGACTACGCGATGCTCCAGGTCATCTCGGACGGCCGCATGGACCTCATGATGGGCCGCGGCAACACCGGTCCCGTCTACCCGTGGTTCGGCAAGGACATCCGCGAGGGCGTCAACCTCGCGATCGAGAACTACGCGCTGCTGCGCCGCCTCTGGGAGGAGGAGGTCGTGGACTGGCAGGGCAAGTACCGCACGCCGCTCCAGGGCTTCACGGCCACGCCGCGCCCGCTCGACGGCGTCGCGCCCTTCGTGTGGCACGGCTCGATCCGCACCCCGGAGATCGCCGAGCAGGCCGCCTACTACGGTGACGGCTTCTTCCACAACAACATCTTCTGGCCCATCAGCCACACCCAGCAGATGGTCCAGTACTACCGTCAGCGCTTCGAGCACTACGGCCACGGCCAGGCGGACCAGGCGATCGTCGGGCTCGGCGGCCAGGTCTTCATGCGCAAGAACTCCCAGGACGCGGTGCGCGAGTTCCGGCCCTACTTCGACAACGCGCCCGTCTACGGGCACGGCCCCTCGCTCGAGGACTTCAGCGCGCAGACCCCGTTGACCGTGGGCAGCCCGCAGGAGGTCATCGACCGCTACGGCGCCATGCGTGAGCACGTCGGCGACTACCAGCGCCAGCTCTTCCTCATGGACCACGCGGGCCTGCCGCTCAAGACGGTCCTCGAGCAGATCGACCTGCTGGCCGGCGAGGTCGTCCCCGTGCTCCGCAAGGAGATGGAGGCCAAGCGCCCCGCCCACGTCCCGAGCGACCCGCCGAGCCACGCCCAGCGCGTCGCCAAGGCCCGCGCCGAGGGCAAGATCGCGGAGCAGGTCGTCGCGGCCGCGGACCACTGGACGGGCAAGACCGCCGAGGACGACATCCTCGCCGCCGAGGCCGCCGAGGGCGCTGCGGGCACCACCCGCAAGGGCTCCGCGTTCGGTCTCTGA
- a CDS encoding YnfA family protein has product MTVLRSMLLFGAAALFEIGGAWLVWQGIREHKGWVWIGAGVVALGLYGFFATLQPDASFGRILAAYGGVFVAGSLVWGMAVDGFRPDRWDVLGALLCLVGVAVIMYAPRPQ; this is encoded by the coding sequence ATGACCGTCCTGCGATCGATGCTGCTCTTCGGCGCCGCCGCCCTCTTCGAGATCGGTGGCGCGTGGCTGGTCTGGCAGGGGATCCGCGAGCACAAGGGGTGGGTCTGGATCGGGGCGGGGGTCGTGGCGCTCGGGCTGTACGGCTTCTTCGCGACGCTCCAGCCCGACGCGAGCTTCGGCCGGATCCTGGCGGCGTACGGGGGAGTGTTCGTCGCGGGCTCGCTCGTGTGGGGCATGGCCGTCGACGGTTTCCGTCCGGACCGCTGGGACGTGCTCGGCGCGCTGCTGTGCCTCGTGGGCGTCGCCGTGATCATGTACGCGCCGCGTCCGCAGTGA
- a CDS encoding DoxX family membrane protein produces MSTLSVNGPAVSRRGSVSTHVSDAVDALARFLTRWSVPALRVALGLVFLGFGILKFFPGASPAEVVAERTIDTLTLGLVHGTVAVVATAVVECFIGITLVTGYWLRAGLVVLAGAFVGILAPTVLFFDELFASGMTLLGQYVLKDVVLVAAATVVGAYALGARLRRTA; encoded by the coding sequence ATGTCCACCCTCTCCGTCAACGGTCCGGCGGTCTCCCGCCGAGGCTCCGTCTCGACCCACGTGAGCGACGCCGTCGACGCCCTCGCACGCTTCCTGACCCGCTGGTCCGTCCCCGCGCTGCGGGTCGCGCTCGGCCTGGTCTTCCTCGGGTTCGGGATCCTGAAGTTCTTCCCCGGAGCGAGCCCGGCCGAGGTCGTCGCCGAGCGCACGATCGACACCCTGACCCTGGGGCTCGTCCACGGCACGGTCGCCGTGGTCGCGACCGCGGTCGTCGAGTGCTTCATCGGGATCACGCTCGTCACCGGGTACTGGCTGCGGGCGGGGCTCGTGGTCCTGGCCGGTGCGTTCGTCGGGATCCTCGCGCCGACGGTGCTGTTCTTCGACGAGCTGTTCGCCTCGGGCATGACGCTGCTCGGGCAGTACGTCCTCAAGGACGTCGTGCTGGTCGCCGCGGCGACCGTCGTCGGGGCCTACGCGCTGGGCGCCCGGCTGCGCCGCACCGCCTGA
- a CDS encoding FMN reductase: protein MTARQIVAISAGLGQPSSTRLLADRLSAATAAELGDLGVDAEVTTVELRDVAHAITDAMLTGFASGDLAEVIEKVTGADALVLVTPLFTTTYSGLFKSFVDILDKDSLQGMPVLLGATGGTSRHSLAVEYSMRPLFTYLHADVATTSVFAATDDWAAEGDSTHDAGPLPARIRKAAKELAGTVAARDPRTTTGMFDGVPSFAQMFGK, encoded by the coding sequence ATGACCGCTCGCCAGATCGTCGCGATCTCCGCCGGCCTCGGCCAGCCGTCCTCGACCCGCCTCCTCGCCGACCGTCTCTCCGCCGCGACCGCGGCCGAGCTCGGCGACCTGGGCGTGGACGCCGAGGTCACGACCGTCGAGCTGCGCGACGTCGCCCACGCCATCACCGACGCGATGCTCACGGGCTTCGCGAGCGGCGACCTCGCCGAGGTGATCGAGAAGGTCACGGGCGCCGACGCGCTCGTCCTGGTCACGCCGTTGTTCACGACCACCTACTCGGGCCTCTTCAAGTCCTTCGTCGACATCCTCGACAAGGACTCGCTCCAGGGCATGCCCGTGCTGCTGGGCGCCACGGGCGGCACGTCCCGCCACTCGCTGGCCGTCGAGTACTCGATGCGCCCGCTGTTCACGTACCTGCACGCGGACGTCGCGACGACGTCGGTCTTCGCGGCCACGGACGACTGGGCCGCCGAGGGCGACAGCACGCACGACGCCGGCCCGCTCCCGGCCCGCATCCGCAAGGCGGCCAAGGAGCTCGCGGGCACGGTCGCGGCCCGCGACCCGCGCACCACGACGGGCATGTTCGACGGCGTGCCGTCCTTCGCGCAGATGTTCGGCAAGTAG
- a CDS encoding GNAT family N-acetyltransferase, which yields MPSHLARPSSISTDGSTSTDASTSTDRLTSTDASTSAIGGEVAALSVRAFAADDYSWLQVWYEDPVLDEELGPLDDEWLAYVLADETGEELVVLADGVPVAVVGIVWANGENAAHAVTDIAVDPARRGTGLGRTALDQVVAHVEREAPDGWVAFVDRENLAAFAFFSALGWEHAAEPDPEDEDGMHTFALRP from the coding sequence ATGCCTTCCCACCTCGCGCGCCCCTCGTCCATCAGTACCGACGGTTCCACCAGCACCGACGCGTCCACCAGCACCGACAGGCTCACCAGCACCGACGCGTCCACCAGCGCCATCGGTGGCGAGGTGGCCGCGCTCTCGGTCCGCGCGTTCGCGGCCGACGACTACTCGTGGCTGCAGGTCTGGTACGAGGACCCGGTGCTCGACGAGGAGCTCGGCCCGCTCGACGACGAGTGGCTCGCGTACGTCCTGGCCGACGAGACGGGCGAGGAGCTGGTCGTCCTCGCCGACGGTGTGCCCGTCGCGGTGGTCGGGATCGTGTGGGCGAACGGGGAGAACGCGGCGCACGCCGTCACCGACATCGCCGTCGACCCGGCACGCCGGGGGACGGGCCTGGGGCGCACGGCCCTCGACCAGGTCGTGGCTCACGTCGAGCGGGAGGCCCCCGACGGTTGGGTCGCGTTCGTCGACCGGGAGAACCTGGCCGCGTTCGCGTTCTTCTCGGCGCTGGGCTGGGAGCACGCGGCCGAGCCCGATCCCGAGGACGAGGACGGCATGCACACGTTCGCGCTGCGCCCGTAG
- a CDS encoding SLC13 family permease, with the protein MAGRRVRVPLWAAAVVVGVLVVAVGWLPLDRAGELAARVGPILLFLVAITVVAEMCAAAGLFDAAASWALRLARGGRLRLWGLVVLLASACTVVLSLDTTAVLVTPVVLTIARRTGSRPLPFALTVLALANTASLLLPVSNLTNLLAAHRLAGLQPGVPYAATMWLPALVVVAVTVAYLFAAHHRDLRGTFDALPLVAERDHVLLPLAALVTVALGVCFAVGLPVPAVATAGAVVLLVVTLVRRRDLVAPVGELVPWRTVLVLAALFVTVEAWQVHGLGDLLARFAGTGTGTGDLLQVAGVGALAANVVNNLPAYLALEPAAAADPARLAALLVGVNAGPLITPWASVATVLWWVQCSRHWMGFREVGWWPLVRQGLVLAPLAVVAGTLAVAAVA; encoded by the coding sequence GTGGCAGGTCGACGGGTACGGGTGCCGCTGTGGGCGGCGGCGGTCGTCGTGGGCGTCCTCGTGGTCGCGGTCGGGTGGTTGCCGCTCGATCGTGCGGGAGAGCTCGCGGCGCGCGTCGGTCCCATCCTGCTGTTCCTCGTCGCGATCACCGTGGTCGCGGAGATGTGCGCGGCCGCCGGCCTGTTCGACGCCGCAGCCTCCTGGGCGTTGCGTCTCGCCCGGGGCGGCCGCCTGCGCCTGTGGGGGCTCGTGGTGCTCCTCGCGAGCGCGTGCACGGTCGTCCTGTCGCTCGACACCACGGCCGTCCTGGTCACGCCCGTGGTCCTGACGATCGCGCGTCGCACGGGGTCCAGGCCGCTGCCCTTCGCGCTCACAGTGCTCGCGCTCGCGAACACGGCCTCGCTGCTGCTGCCCGTCTCCAACCTGACGAACCTGCTCGCGGCCCACCGGCTCGCGGGGCTCCAGCCGGGCGTCCCGTACGCCGCGACCATGTGGCTGCCGGCGCTCGTGGTGGTCGCGGTGACGGTCGCCTACCTGTTCGCGGCTCACCACCGGGACCTGCGCGGGACGTTCGACGCGCTCCCGCTGGTCGCCGAGCGCGACCACGTGCTCCTGCCGCTCGCCGCACTGGTGACGGTCGCGCTCGGGGTGTGCTTCGCCGTCGGGCTGCCCGTGCCCGCCGTCGCGACGGCGGGGGCCGTGGTGCTGCTGGTGGTGACGCTCGTGCGGCGCCGCGACCTCGTGGCGCCCGTCGGGGAGCTCGTGCCGTGGCGGACCGTCCTGGTCCTCGCCGCGCTCTTCGTGACCGTCGAGGCGTGGCAGGTCCACGGGCTCGGGGACCTGCTCGCGCGGTTCGCGGGCACCGGGACCGGGACGGGCGACCTGCTCCAGGTCGCGGGGGTCGGCGCCCTCGCGGCCAACGTCGTGAACAACCTGCCGGCCTACCTCGCGCTCGAACCCGCCGCCGCGGCCGACCCCGCGCGCCTCGCGGCGCTGCTCGTCGGTGTGAACGCCGGTCCGCTGATCACGCCGTGGGCGTCGGTCGCGACCGTGCTGTGGTGGGTCCAGTGCTCGCGGCACTGGATGGGGTTCCGCGAGGTCGGCTGGTGGCCGCTCGTGCGCCAGGGACTCGTCCTCGCGCCCCTGGCCGTGGTCGCCGGGACGCTCGCGGTCGCGGCGGTCGCCTAG
- a CDS encoding sensor histidine kinase produces MPPLHRAPVWAQDLLVALAVGAVWFGFVGSMYRGDYWRPHFIEPYWWTGAWLVLTLALRRVAPGWAFWGTVTFYPLCQDGAGGNQFHLVPLLVAAFGATRHGAVPLPLATIAVTLSGWALNLWMPPWPGYSAIYASGSPSEILTTVALALAAVSLGWMVRRIAVTGEALRERNQELTALQGRLAEQAVLAERTRIARELHDVVAHHMAAIVVRAQAADRVAPNQPHAPAEAVTWIAEEGKKALTSMRSVVHVLRREAGDALELAPAPALVDVRAAAARLADAGRVVELDLPDDLGDLSAEVSLAVVRIAQEGLTNVLLHSIAPRASLEIVSTAGYVRVAVRDPGPPLPDNPDLHGGNGLLNMRERAQSCGGTLSAGPDQNGGWRVQAVLPREAT; encoded by the coding sequence GTGCCGCCCCTCCACCGCGCGCCCGTGTGGGCGCAGGACCTCCTCGTCGCCCTCGCGGTCGGTGCGGTCTGGTTCGGGTTCGTCGGCTCCATGTACCGGGGCGACTACTGGCGGCCGCACTTCATCGAGCCGTACTGGTGGACGGGGGCCTGGCTCGTCCTGACGCTCGCCCTGCGGCGGGTCGCGCCCGGGTGGGCCTTCTGGGGCACCGTGACCTTCTACCCCCTGTGCCAGGACGGCGCGGGGGGCAACCAGTTCCACCTCGTGCCGCTCCTGGTCGCGGCCTTCGGCGCGACCCGGCACGGGGCCGTGCCGCTGCCGCTCGCGACGATCGCGGTCACGCTCTCGGGCTGGGCGCTCAACCTCTGGATGCCGCCCTGGCCCGGGTACTCGGCGATCTACGCGTCGGGCAGCCCGTCGGAGATCCTCACCACGGTCGCCCTGGCGCTCGCGGCCGTCTCGCTCGGGTGGATGGTCCGGCGCATCGCGGTGACGGGCGAGGCCCTGCGCGAGCGCAACCAGGAGCTCACGGCCCTGCAGGGCCGCCTCGCAGAGCAGGCCGTGCTCGCCGAGCGCACGCGCATCGCCCGCGAGCTGCACGACGTCGTCGCGCACCACATGGCCGCGATCGTCGTCCGGGCGCAGGCCGCGGACCGTGTCGCGCCCAACCAGCCCCACGCCCCGGCCGAGGCCGTCACGTGGATCGCCGAGGAGGGCAAGAAGGCGCTGACCTCGATGCGCTCGGTCGTGCACGTGCTGCGCCGGGAGGCGGGGGACGCGCTCGAGCTCGCGCCCGCCCCCGCGCTCGTCGACGTCCGTGCCGCGGCCGCGCGCCTCGCCGACGCGGGCCGGGTCGTCGAGCTCGACCTGCCCGACGACCTGGGAGACCTGTCCGCCGAGGTGAGCCTCGCCGTCGTGCGCATCGCCCAGGAGGGCCTGACCAACGTCCTGCTGCACTCGATCGCGCCCCGCGCGAGCCTCGAGATCGTCTCGACCGCCGGCTACGTGCGCGTCGCCGTGCGCGACCCCGGGCCGCCCCTGCCCGACAACCCCGACCTGCACGGCGGCAACGGGCTGCTGAACATGCGCGAACGAGCCCAGTCCTGCGGCGGCACGCTGTCCGCCGGTCCCGACCAGAACGGCGGCTGGCGCGTCCAGGCCGTCCTGCCCCGAGAGGCGACATGA